From Rutidosis leptorrhynchoides isolate AG116_Rl617_1_P2 chromosome 3, CSIRO_AGI_Rlap_v1, whole genome shotgun sequence, a single genomic window includes:
- the LOC139896687 gene encoding acidic endochitinase SE2-like, protein MASSYSKSSTMLILIFSILLSVSKPSEAAGIATYWGQHTDEGSLSSACATGNYQFINIGFLNNFGNGQTPTLNLAGHCDPASTCSSLTSDIQACQNQGVKVFLSLGGEVGSYSLSSPQDAQQVADYLWNKFLGGQSDSRPLGNAVLDGIDFDIEQGTDQYWSDLAKALTAYGSQKKVYLSAAPQCPFTDNQLITSIREGLYDYVWVQFYNNEQCEYTTNGDALLASWNEWTQVNTNQIFLGLPAATGAAGSGYIPPDVLTSQILPSIKTSSKYGGVMVWDRFYDQGNGYSDAIKSSI, encoded by the coding sequence ATGGCATCAAGTTATTCAAAATCTTCCACAATGCTCATACTAATTTTCAGCATTCTTTTGTCAGTGTCGAAACCCTCAGAAGCAGCCGGCATAGCTACGTATTGGGGCCAACACACCGATGAAGGAAGCTTATCCAGCGCATGTGCCACCGGAAACTACCAATTCATCAACATCGGTTTCTTAAATAATTTCGGCAATGGTCAAACACCAACCTTAAACCTAGCAGGCCATTGTGATCCTGCTTCCACCTGCTCCAGTTTAACCTCCGACATACAAGCATGCCAAAACCAAGGTGTGAAGGTGTTTCTTTCGTTAGGAGGAGAAGTAGGAAGCTACTCGTTATCTTCACCTCAAGATGCCCAACAAGTTGCTGATTACTTGTGGAACAAGTTTCTAGGTGGCCAGTCGGATTCCCGACCGTTGGGAAATGCTGTTTTAGATGGAATTGATTTTGACATCGAGCAAGGGACAGATCAGTACTGGTCTGACCTGGCTAAGGCACTAACGGCATACGGCTCGCAAAAGAAAGTTTATTTATCTGCTGCACCTCAGTGCCCGTTCACAGATAACCAACTGATTACGTCAATTAGGGAGGGGTTGTATGATTATGTGTGGGTGCAATTTTATAACAACGAGCAATGTGAGTACACGACAAATGGTGATGCTTTATTGGCTAGTTGGAATGAGTGGACCCAAGTGAACACCAATCAAATTTTTTTGGGTCTACCcgctgctactggtgctgctggcaGTGGATATATTCCACCAGATGTACTTACGTCTCAGATTCTTCCGTCGATTAAGACTTCTTCAAAATACGGTGGGGTGATGGTGTGGGACAGGTTCTATGATCAAGGAAATGGATACAGTGACGCCATCAAAAGCAGTATCTGA